A window from Acropora palmata chromosome 14, jaAcrPala1.3, whole genome shotgun sequence encodes these proteins:
- the LOC141865606 gene encoding uncharacterized protein LOC141865606, whose product MNVYMKHAGSSYFSFLVCFIVPFIVKCSTANKNTAESQEKENYSVSSPRKHSSFKRKDSQKQEEMVDENVERRNQMVHGLTCSGLTETQYINSCQAAGIGHVEQQYISTVHSSLGYRDAVKSLYERKLLEARTEAQQDLQYFLHGDVIITDARHDSSRGSQHTTVSALSHSNKKVVYSLNWSKEDMSAAASREIPMTKQVIDSLAILGEAKKKKKLSPSWKGLPGYQVGEVAHDYVPGLKQWFSTKGIKNSYDSWHGGKGVKKAFKKVASGLVRDAEKSWFAELSDKVKCTKMHIYYAMKNCNGDADVLRNYIANIVDHYQGNHTKCHQDSRCKEDGYVCSKKPLVSERAIAAYRKAVEGTTVFKNAEDYGLCRDTYWIESLHLVMLIYTPKRIHFSRADTYEMRIQLAILDWNENLLREASSLQFYQTSRQPDRIAPHRVLTEKTYKFKEEIWEKFFSAL is encoded by the exons ATGAATGTTTACATGAAACATGCGGGAAGttcctatttttcttttctggtcTGCTTCATTGTgccttttattgttaaatgcaGCACTGCTAATAAGAATACAGCTGAAAGCCAGGAAAAAGAGAATTACTCTGTCTCTTCTCCACGTAAACATTCCTCGTTTAAGAGAAAGGACAGTCAAAAACAAGAGGAGATGGTGGATGAAAATGTGGAACGAAGAAACCA GATGGTTCATGGTCTCACTTGTTCGGGTCTTACAGAGACTCAGTACATAAATTCCTGCCAGGCAGCTGGCATTGGCCATGTGGAACAGCAGTATATCTCCACTG TTCATTCCTCTTTGGGGTACAGGGATGCAGTAAAATCGTTATATGAAAGGAAGTTACTAGAGGCTCGGACGGAGGCGCAGCAAGATCTTCAGTATTTTCTGCATGGTGAT GTCATCATAACTGATGCACGACATGATTCTAGTCGTGGATCCCAACATACAACAGTTTCAGCATTATCACACAG CAACAAAAAGGTTGTATACAGTTTAAACTGGTCAAAAGAGGACATGAGTGCAGCGGCATCACGAGAAATACCCATGACTAAACAAGTCATAGATTCTTTAGCAATCCTTGgtgaggcaaaaaaaaaaaaaaaattatcgcCATCCTGGAAGGGTTTACCTG GTTACCAGGTCGGTGAAGTGGCACATGACTATGTGCCAGGCTTGAAACAGTGGTTCAGTACTAAGGGGATAAAAAACTCCTACGACAGTTGGCATG GTGGAAAAGGTGTGAAGAAAGCTTTCAAAAAGGTAGCTAGTGGTCTTGTTCGTGATGCAGAAAAAAGTTGGTTTGCAGAATTGTCTGACAAAG TCAAATGTACAAAGATGCACATCTACTATGCGATGAAAAATTGCAATGGTGATGCTGATGTACTGAGGAACTATATTGCCAACATTGTGGATCATTACCAG GGAAACCATACCAAATGCCATCAAGACTCTCGCTGTAAAGAAGATGGCTATGTTTGCAGCAAAAAACCACTTGTCAGTGAGAGAGCTATTGCTGCATACAGGAAAGCTGTGGAAGGCACCACAGTATTCAAAAATGCCGAGGATTATGGTTTG TGTCGTGATACATACTGGATTGAATCATTGCATTTGGTGATGCTTATTTACACTCCCAAGCGCATTCATTTCAGTCGGGCAGACACGTATGAAATGCGAATACAGTTGGCCATTCTGGACTGG AATGAAAATTTGCTTCGTGAGGCATCCTCCTTACAGTTCTACCAAACAAGCCGTCAGCCAGACAGGATTGCCCCACACAGAGTTCTCACAGAAAAGACATATAAGTTCAAGGAGGAGATCTGGGAAAAATTTTTCTCAGCATTGTAG